The following proteins are encoded in a genomic region of Pseudodesulfovibrio mercurii:
- the purB gene encoding adenylosuccinate lyase encodes MLERYSRPEMRALWTLENKFRVWLEVELAVVRAWTAMGRVPQAACDEIHEKADFDVDRILEIEETTKHDVIAFLSAVEEKVGPSSRFIHLGCTSSDIVDTANGLLLTRAGDIISQGIDRMLEVLKGLAYKHKGLLCMGRTHGIHAEPTTYGLKFTGFYAEFTRHKARFDAARENIRVGKLSGAVGTFAHSGPELEERTCAFLGLTPDPHSTQIVQRDRYAQFFTALAMLAGGIERIGLELRHLQRTEVSEVEEGFTKGQKGSSAMPHKKNPISAENLCGLSRVIRSNSLAAMENQALWHERDISHSSVERVIMPDSTALMDYMLHRMAGVLERLVVKEDVIERNLLSSFGLFYSQRVLNKLIDTGLKRQEAYEMVQKVAMRCWENRVQFEDEIRNDPEVHKHLDSNELDEAFDPSYYKRYEDVIFERVFQGK; translated from the coding sequence ATGCTTGAACGGTATTCCCGTCCCGAGATGCGGGCGTTGTGGACCCTGGAAAACAAGTTCCGGGTCTGGCTGGAAGTGGAATTGGCTGTGGTCCGGGCCTGGACCGCCATGGGCAGGGTCCCGCAGGCCGCCTGCGACGAGATTCATGAGAAGGCCGACTTCGACGTGGACCGCATCCTGGAGATCGAGGAGACCACCAAGCACGACGTCATCGCCTTCCTGTCTGCCGTGGAGGAGAAGGTCGGACCGAGTTCCCGCTTCATCCACCTGGGCTGCACCTCCTCGGACATCGTGGACACGGCCAACGGACTGCTCCTGACCCGGGCGGGCGACATCATCAGTCAGGGCATCGACCGCATGCTCGAGGTCCTCAAGGGGCTGGCCTACAAGCACAAGGGGCTGCTGTGCATGGGCCGGACCCACGGCATCCACGCCGAGCCGACCACCTACGGCCTGAAGTTCACCGGGTTCTACGCCGAGTTCACCCGCCACAAGGCGCGCTTCGACGCGGCCCGCGAGAACATCCGCGTGGGCAAGCTGTCCGGCGCGGTGGGCACCTTCGCCCACTCCGGGCCCGAACTGGAGGAGCGCACCTGCGCCTTCCTCGGCCTGACCCCGGACCCGCACTCCACCCAGATCGTGCAGCGCGACCGCTACGCCCAGTTTTTCACCGCCCTGGCCATGCTGGCCGGGGGCATCGAACGGATCGGCCTGGAGCTCAGGCACCTGCAGCGCACCGAGGTCTCCGAGGTGGAGGAGGGGTTCACCAAGGGCCAGAAGGGCTCCTCGGCCATGCCCCACAAGAAGAACCCCATCTCGGCCGAAAACCTCTGCGGCCTGTCCAGGGTCATCCGCTCCAACTCCCTGGCGGCCATGGAGAACCAGGCCCTGTGGCACGAGCGCGACATCTCCCACTCCTCGGTGGAGCGGGTCATCATGCCGGACTCCACCGCGCTCATGGACTACATGCTCCACCGCATGGCGGGCGTGCTTGAGCGGCTGGTGGTCAAGGAGGACGTCATCGAGCGCAACCTGCTGAGTTCCTTCGGCCTGTTCTACTCCCAGCGGGTTTTGAACAAGCTCATCGACACCGGGCTCAAGCGCCAGGAGGCCTACGAGATGGTCCAGAAGGTGGCCATGCGCTGCTGGGAGAACCGCGTCCAGTTCGAGGACGAGATCCGTAACGACCCGGAAGTGCACAAACATCTCGATTCTAACGAACTTGACGAAGCTTTTGACCCTTCGTATTACAAACGGTATGAGGACGTGATCTTCGAGCGCGTCTTCCAAGGAAAATAG
- a CDS encoding FmdB family zinc ribbon protein — translation MPIYEYQCQSCHAVFEEWQSGFEEHEMRCPECGGESKKLISHSSFHLKGGGWFADGYGGHSAGNKPGEAQAPSDNAGSESKAKPEKAPACPAKADTSSAGSAS, via the coding sequence ATGCCCATCTACGAGTATCAATGCCAATCCTGCCACGCCGTTTTCGAGGAGTGGCAGTCCGGATTCGAGGAACACGAAATGCGCTGCCCGGAGTGCGGCGGCGAATCCAAGAAGCTTATTTCCCACTCTTCCTTCCACCTGAAGGGGGGCGGCTGGTTCGCCGACGGCTATGGCGGACACAGCGCCGGGAACAAGCCCGGCGAAGCGCAGGCGCCCTCGGACAACGCGGGCTCCGAATCCAAGGCCAAGCCCGAGAAGGCTCCGGCCTGCCCCGCCAAGGCGGACACGTCCAGCGCGGGTTCCGCGTCCTAG
- a CDS encoding L,D-transpeptidase family protein, translated as MRVAFFVLTLVLSATTAVAGGWAPLLSSHSYGPKRIIAVDKEAQELIVLEQQSPLHEVRRFPCTTGQSMGDKAVEGDMRTPVGVYFVGHRINRTLDWDLYGNIAYSLNYPNPIDRIKGKTGSGIWLHGRGKTFLPRDTLGCVALKVPDMKDVALDAAYGTPVVIADDVNWSPEPGESEVTALTLAKTLEAWARDWGAKDEKFFSYYDGPLLEQSEGLDFEGFEENKRNIFASQPWIQVMVGNVRAVPGPGYWVTWFDQYYRTQGMASTTGKRFYWVQDEQGDWRIAGREYVPASEPLDAQYLAAKTGEAREVVEKWRRAWLAGDVAAYEKFYEPDAEQGDRRGATRIAEYKKTLWEEKPPVTLEVDDLKVALHPKGLKVAFDQVYADASGYGDRGRKTLILVPEGDTWKIDSEQWRRMR; from the coding sequence ATGCGGGTAGCCTTCTTCGTCCTGACACTCGTCTTGTCCGCGACCACGGCCGTGGCCGGGGGCTGGGCGCCGCTGCTTTCGTCCCATTCCTACGGGCCGAAGCGGATCATCGCCGTGGACAAGGAAGCGCAGGAACTGATCGTCCTCGAACAGCAGTCGCCCCTGCACGAGGTGCGCCGCTTCCCCTGCACCACGGGCCAGTCCATGGGCGACAAGGCCGTGGAAGGCGACATGCGCACCCCGGTGGGCGTCTATTTCGTGGGCCACCGCATCAACCGCACGCTGGACTGGGACCTGTACGGCAACATCGCCTATTCCCTCAATTATCCCAACCCCATCGACCGCATCAAGGGCAAGACCGGGTCCGGCATCTGGCTGCACGGCCGGGGCAAGACCTTCCTGCCGCGCGACACCCTCGGCTGCGTGGCCCTGAAGGTCCCGGACATGAAGGACGTGGCCCTGGACGCGGCCTACGGCACCCCGGTGGTCATCGCCGACGACGTCAACTGGTCCCCGGAGCCTGGCGAGAGCGAGGTCACGGCCCTGACCCTGGCCAAGACCCTCGAGGCCTGGGCCCGCGACTGGGGCGCCAAGGACGAGAAATTCTTTTCCTACTACGACGGCCCGCTGCTCGAACAGTCCGAGGGCCTCGACTTCGAGGGGTTCGAGGAGAACAAGCGCAACATCTTCGCCTCCCAGCCCTGGATTCAGGTCATGGTCGGCAACGTCCGGGCCGTGCCCGGCCCCGGCTACTGGGTGACCTGGTTCGACCAGTACTACCGCACCCAGGGCATGGCCTCGACCACGGGCAAGCGGTTCTACTGGGTGCAGGACGAACAGGGCGACTGGCGCATCGCCGGGCGCGAGTACGTCCCGGCCTCGGAGCCGCTGGACGCCCAGTACCTGGCCGCCAAGACCGGGGAGGCCCGCGAGGTGGTCGAGAAGTGGCGCCGCGCATGGCTCGCCGGGGACGTGGCCGCCTACGAGAAATTCTACGAGCCCGACGCCGAGCAAGGGGACCGGCGGGGCGCGACCCGCATCGCCGAATACAAAAAGACGTTGTGGGAGGAGAAACCTCCTGTTACCTTGGAGGTTGATGATCTGAAAGTCGCTTTGCATCCCAAGGGGCTCAAGGTGGCCTTTGACCAGGTGTACGCCGACGCCAGCGGCTATGGGGACAGGGGGCGCAAGACCCTGATCCTGGTACCCGAAGGCGATACCTGGAAAATCGACAGCGAGCAGTGGAGACGGATGAGATGA